From Gordonia crocea, the proteins below share one genomic window:
- the trpA gene encoding tryptophan synthase subunit alpha, producing the protein MSKPAPASRLGETFAACRAEDRAALIGYLPVGYPTVAGSLDTMTTMVESGCDIVEIGIPYSDPVMDGPTIAKATQRALAAGTRVRDVFAAAEMVAKAGGKPVVMVYWNLVLRYGVDAFARDLAAAGGLGIITPNLIPDEGAEWEAASDAHDLDRIYLVAPSSTPERLAMTLDHCRGFVYASSTMGVTGARDTVSNLAPELCARVREYSEIPIGVGLGVRSGAQAAEIAQYADGVIVGSAIVSAVDEGPAAVAALVGELADGARGKS; encoded by the coding sequence ATGAGCAAGCCCGCCCCCGCCTCTCGGCTGGGCGAGACTTTCGCCGCTTGCCGCGCCGAGGACCGTGCCGCCCTCATCGGCTATCTCCCGGTGGGCTATCCGACGGTGGCCGGCTCCCTCGACACCATGACGACGATGGTCGAGTCGGGTTGCGACATCGTCGAGATCGGCATTCCCTATTCGGACCCGGTGATGGACGGCCCGACGATCGCCAAGGCGACACAGCGCGCACTGGCCGCCGGTACCCGCGTCCGCGACGTTTTCGCCGCCGCCGAGATGGTGGCGAAGGCCGGTGGCAAGCCCGTCGTGATGGTCTATTGGAACCTCGTCCTGCGCTACGGCGTCGACGCCTTTGCCCGCGACCTGGCCGCGGCCGGCGGCCTCGGAATCATCACCCCCAACCTCATCCCGGATGAGGGGGCGGAGTGGGAGGCGGCCTCCGATGCGCACGACCTCGACCGGATCTACCTGGTCGCCCCGTCGTCGACGCCGGAACGCCTGGCGATGACGCTGGACCACTGCCGCGGATTCGTCTACGCCTCGTCGACGATGGGCGTCACCGGCGCGCGCGACACCGTCTCGAACCTGGCGCCGGAGCTGTGCGCCCGGGTGCGCGAGTACTCCGAGATCCCGATCGGCGTGGGGCTCGGCGTGCGCAGCGGCGCCCAGGCCGCGGAGATCGCGCAGTACGCCGACGGTGTGATCGTCGGGTCGGCGATCGTGTCGGCGGTCGACGAGGGGCCCGCCGCCGTGGCGGCACTGGTCGGCGAACTCGCCGATGGTGCGCGCGGGAAGTCCTGA
- the trpB gene encoding tryptophan synthase subunit beta, giving the protein MAQSDATGARAYPPASAGIVNRTSVEPDAGGHFGVYGGRHMPEALMAVVDEVTVTYEKMRSDEEYLTELDRLQRDYTGRPSPLYEAARLREAAGGARLFLKREDLNHTGSHKINNVLGQALLAKRMGKTRVIAETGAGQHGVATATACALLGLECLIYMGRVDTERQALNVARMRLLGADVVAVETGSATLKDAINEAMRDWVTNAHNTYYCFGTAAGPHPFPMMVRDLQRVVGLEARAQILEQVGRLPDAVTACVGGGSNAIGIFHPFIDDEGVRLVGFEAAGDGVETGRHAATFAGGSPGAFQGAYSYLLQDEDGQTIESHSISAGLDYPGVGPEHAYLKDVGRAEYRPVTDVEAMDALSLLSRREGIIPAIESAHAVAGALKLGAELGDGAIVVVNLSGRGDKDVDTAAKWFGLFDKPPSEFEYAAQQAQREKESGR; this is encoded by the coding sequence ATGGCGCAATCAGACGCGACCGGCGCACGGGCGTACCCGCCGGCCAGCGCGGGCATCGTCAACCGCACCTCCGTGGAGCCCGATGCGGGCGGCCACTTCGGCGTGTACGGCGGTCGCCACATGCCCGAGGCGTTGATGGCGGTCGTCGACGAGGTCACCGTGACCTACGAGAAGATGCGCAGCGACGAGGAGTACCTGACCGAGCTCGACCGGCTGCAGCGCGACTACACGGGGCGTCCGTCGCCGCTATACGAGGCGGCCCGGCTGCGCGAGGCGGCCGGCGGTGCCCGGCTGTTCCTCAAGCGTGAGGACCTCAACCACACCGGCTCACACAAGATCAACAACGTGTTGGGCCAGGCGTTGCTGGCCAAGCGGATGGGCAAGACCCGGGTCATCGCCGAGACCGGCGCCGGTCAGCACGGTGTCGCCACGGCTACGGCCTGCGCGCTGCTCGGCTTGGAGTGCCTGATCTACATGGGCCGCGTCGACACCGAGCGCCAAGCACTCAACGTCGCCCGGATGCGCCTGCTGGGCGCCGACGTGGTGGCCGTGGAAACCGGCTCGGCGACCCTCAAGGACGCGATCAACGAGGCCATGCGCGACTGGGTCACCAACGCGCACAACACCTACTACTGCTTCGGCACCGCGGCCGGTCCGCACCCGTTCCCGATGATGGTCCGCGACTTGCAGCGCGTCGTCGGACTGGAGGCGCGGGCCCAGATCCTCGAGCAGGTCGGCCGGTTGCCCGACGCGGTGACCGCCTGCGTCGGCGGCGGTTCCAACGCGATCGGGATCTTCCACCCCTTCATCGACGACGAGGGGGTGCGCCTGGTCGGCTTCGAAGCCGCCGGGGACGGTGTGGAAACCGGTCGGCACGCGGCCACCTTCGCCGGCGGTTCGCCCGGAGCCTTCCAGGGCGCTTACTCCTACCTCCTGCAGGACGAGGACGGGCAGACCATCGAGTCGCACTCGATCTCGGCCGGGCTGGACTACCCGGGGGTGGGTCCCGAACACGCCTACCTCAAGGACGTCGGCCGAGCCGAATACCGGCCGGTCACCGATGTCGAGGCGATGGATGCGCTGAGCCTGCTCTCGCGCCGCGAGGGGATCATCCCGGCCATCGAGTCGGCACACGCGGTGGCCGGCGCGCTCAAGCTCGGGGCCGAACTGGGCGACGGTGCGATCGTCGTGGTGAACCTCTCCGGCCGCGGCGACAAAGACGTGGACACCGCGGCGAAATGGTTCGGGTTGTTCGACAAGCCGCCGTCAGAATTCGAGTACGCCGCACAACAGGCCCAACGGGAGAAGGAGAGCGGTCGATGA
- the trpC gene encoding indole-3-glycerol phosphate synthase TrpC, with product MAEQTVLESIIEGVKADVAVREAAIDYQAIKRASEQAAPPRDAMAALRQPGIGVIAEVKRASPSRGELADIADPADLARIYAEGGARIISVLTEERRFRGSLADLDAVRAAVDLPILRKDFIVGPYQIHEARAHGADVILLIVAALEQNVLEALLDRTESLGMTALVEAHTEEEADRALQAGAKVVGINARNLKTLEVDRDSFARIAPGLPTEVIKIAESGVRGTADLLAYAGAGADAVLVGEGLVTSGDPRTALAELVTAGTHPSCPKPVR from the coding sequence ATGGCAGAGCAGACCGTGCTCGAGTCGATCATCGAGGGCGTCAAAGCCGACGTTGCCGTCCGTGAGGCGGCCATCGACTACCAAGCCATCAAGAGGGCCTCGGAGCAGGCCGCGCCGCCGCGCGATGCCATGGCCGCCCTGCGCCAGCCCGGCATCGGGGTCATCGCCGAGGTGAAGCGGGCGAGCCCGTCCCGCGGCGAGCTGGCCGACATCGCCGATCCGGCCGACCTGGCCCGCATCTACGCCGAGGGCGGGGCGCGGATCATCAGCGTGCTCACCGAGGAGCGGCGCTTCCGCGGTTCGCTCGCCGATCTGGACGCGGTGCGCGCCGCCGTCGACCTGCCGATCCTGCGCAAGGACTTCATCGTCGGGCCCTACCAGATCCACGAGGCCCGGGCGCACGGCGCCGACGTGATCCTGCTGATCGTCGCCGCGCTCGAGCAGAACGTCCTCGAGGCCCTGCTGGACCGCACCGAGTCGCTGGGCATGACCGCCCTCGTCGAGGCGCATACCGAGGAAGAGGCTGATCGGGCGCTGCAGGCCGGCGCGAAAGTTGTCGGCATCAACGCGCGAAACCTGAAAACCCTTGAGGTGGACCGGGATTCCTTCGCCCGCATCGCCCCCGGATTGCCCACCGAGGTGATCAAGATCGCCGAGTCTGGTGTCCGTGGCACCGCCGACCTGCTCGCCTACGCGGGGGCCGGCGCAGACGCGGTCCTCGTCGGCGAGGGCCTGGTCACCAGCGGCGACCCGCGCACGGCGCTGGCCGAACTCGTCACCGCGGGCACGCACCCGTCGTGCCCCAAGCCCGTCCGATAG